TTTTGACCTTATCCTGTAAATCCTGTCAGATTCCTTTGCTGATAAACCTGTTAACATTTTTCTATCTGCCTATTTGCCAGATTTTTATTGTAAAATCACTGCTTCCCGAAGCAAGATACTTTCCGTCAGGCGACCAGCATAGCGATTGCACATCGCCACTGTGTCCTTCAAGGGCTCTTAATAACGAACCATCAATTCCTGACCAGATTTTTATTGTAGAACCACCTAATCTTTCATCATAACAGTCACCAGTAGAGACGATATATTTCCCGTCAGGTGAATAGCATAGCGAGAATATACTGTAATTATTATCTATAGTTTTTAGTTTAATTTCTTTTTTCAAAGTATCTATAATTTTTTTCGCTTCTGTAGAATATTGGGATACCTCCGGCTGAACAGCAGGAATTGATGTGGGTGGAGACAATGGCGGGATTGGTGAAACCGGTGGTGCTGTCGGAATTGTAACAGCCTGGTGTTGATAGGGCTTTTTAGTTATTCTTGCTGCGAGTTTATTGGCAAACTCATCACATGCTATATCAAGTTCATCTACTTTTGTGCCGGATGTTTTCTCGGCAAAATCAAGTTTGCCTTTTTCTACATCAACTATTCTTGCGTTTATTATTATCTTCTCGCCTAATTTTATTATCGTGCCAACAAGGATTTTATTTGCAGACAGCATCCGTCCAATTTGTATACCACATTTCTCGTCTACGCAGCCGGTTAGTGGAAGTTTTTGTTCTTCAAAGATTTTCTGCATTTCATTTCGTTCAATCACTGTAAAAAGTCCTGTGTTAAATATCGCGGTTCTTAAAAGTTCTGAACCCTTTAAGGCGTATACTGCGGAAACATCCTGGGCACC
The Elusimicrobiota bacterium genome window above contains:
- a CDS encoding CsgG/HfaB family protein; protein product: MTKFGFVFISIYLCFSGLCFTQEEGTTEEKPRLAILDLGAQDVSAVYALKGSELLRTAIFNTGLFTVIERNEMQKIFEEQKLPLTGCVDEKCGIQIGRMLSANKILVGTIIKLGEKIIINARIVDVEKGKLDFAEKTSGTKVDELDIACDEFANKLAARITKKPYQHQAVTIPTAPPVSPIPPLSPPTSIPAVQPEVSQYSTEAKKIIDTLKKEIKLKTIDNNYSIFSLCYSPDGKYIVSTGDCYDERLGGSTIKIWSGIDGSLLRALEGHSGDVQSLCWSPDGKYLASGSSDFTIKIWQIGR